Proteins from a genomic interval of Lolium perenne isolate Kyuss_39 chromosome 1, Kyuss_2.0, whole genome shotgun sequence:
- the LOC127295961 gene encoding uncharacterized protein — protein MVITAGDTGAGASGERPERPVEIDGAVAHVVVDVDRTTAGQQQQGGTGSGCRICHLADGDLPAKSGSGRLVNLGCGCRGEIAAAHRRCAEAWFSVRGNRRCEICGETAANITGWGGGGKEFIRQWHGAAGVDSGGSSKGSGLCRTKTFCNLLIACLIIVLILSWFFHNRMV, from the exons ATGGTGATCACCGCCGGAGACACCGGAGCGGGTGCCAGCGGGGAAAGGCCAGAAAGGCCGGTCGAGATCGACGGCGCCGTTGCGCATGTTGTGGTCGACGTCGACAGGACGACGGCTGGTCAGCAGCAGCAGGGTGGAACTGGGAGCGGCTGCAGAATTTGCCACCTCGCGGACGGCGACCTGCCGGCGAAGAGCGGGAGCGGGCGGCTAGTGAACCTCGGCTGCGGCTGCCGGGGTGAGATCGCGGCGGCGCACCGCCGGTGCGCCGAGGCGTGGTTCTCCGTGAGGGGCAACAG GCGCTGCGAGATCTGCGGCGAGACCGCGGCGAACATCACTGGATGGGGCGGGGGCGGCAAGGAGTTCATTCGGCAGTGGCATGGGGCGGCGGGTGTGGACAGCGGAGGATCGTCTAAGGGCAGCGGTTTGTGCAGAACAAAGACATTCTGCAACCTCTTGATCGCGTGCTTGATCATTGTGCTAATCTTGTCGTGGTTCTTCCATAATCGTATGGTTTGA